GATGAGCCGCTTCGTGAATTAATTCACGAAAAGCCGGGCACAAATCGTCGCGCGGTGGAGTCTATCGAAGGGAAGCTCTCTTCTTGAGGCGATGCCATGTTGAGAACGAAGCACACTCTTGGCCTTCTCTTTTCCTTCTGTTTTTCGGCTCCGGCGGTTCTCGGCCAATGCCCGGGAACATGTCCTGAACGTCATATCCTTTCGATTCAGGCGACCGGGACCGCCGTGGCGGATGCCGACAATGCAGTGGTGCACGTTGGCTATAAAGTTTTTGGCAAGGACGCGCAAAGCGCGTATTCCACGGCATCGCAAGTCTCCACGGCAATCATGGAAGCACTTCTCCGCTTGGGTCTCACGAAGAGTGCGATTGAAAGCAGCAGCCAACTGATCGCACACACCCCTACCTGGGAACTTCAACAGAGGCCGCTTTCGAACGAAGAGAGACAAAATATGCAGTTCGCCGTCGTTCAAGCTTGGACGGTGCAGGTGAAGCCCGACGGTGCGGCGGACGCTCTCCACACCGCAATCGAGGCTGGCGCAAACGAGAGCGGCTGGATCGAGTGGAAAGTCGCTGATTCCGCAAGTCTGCAGGCAAAGGCTTCGGCCCAGGCGCTCGCAAACGCTCGAACGATTGCCGAAGCCACAATGAAAAGCTCCAATATCCACCTCGGCCACCTCATCTCCATTACGGAAAACCAGAACGGATACGCCATGGGGGCTCTCGCGGGTAGCAGTTTTGGGAACGGCGGTCCGATCAATGGTGTTTTTGATCGTCTCCAGAACACCCCAGTCTCCGCCCTAGCCATCAGCTCCCGGCGGGTCGAATACACGGTGTCGTCTTACGTTACTTTCGCCCTGGAACCCTAAGTTCCTTTGCCCACAATAATATGTGGAGGCCATTCGCCATAGACCGGGCGTATGATGCACAATAACAACAGCACCCTGGAACTCCGGGTGTCACCAGCCCGCCGCACCCCAGCTTGTAAGAAGCTCGCGGCAGCGGGGCAACAGATTTGAAGTTTTACAGTCGACGGCAAAGGGCAGGGCCCTCCTCGGCTGGTAGATTTTGGGAAAGAACGCTCTCGGACGGCAAACGGCCCCGCCTCAGGAAATGAGGTTGTTTCGGCCACAACACCCGCAGCGTTGGTAGAAGCTTTGCAGAGCGGTTTCGGTACACAGCGCAGCACACCTCTCATGTTGCTCCCCTCGGAGCCAGCACAGGTAGCTTCGTGTGTAAACCGTAACGCACGCCTGCATTCCGCTCTCGCCCTTCCCCATCTCCCAGTCTAGGCACGCGCGAACGTCGCGCACCCTGCACATCTCTGCCGCCGGCGGAAATGAGTAGAAGGCATGTCAAAAGAAATTTTTATCTCCTCAACACCGCATGAGACGCGGCTCGCCATCGTCGAAAACGATGCCCTTTCTGAGATCTACTACGAGCGCGAGAACGAGTACACCCTCGCTGGCTCCATCTATAACGGTAAAGTTACACGCGTTCTTCCCGGAATGCAGTCCTCTTTCGTAGACATCGGCCTCGAGCGCGATGCCTTCCTTTATGTCACTGATTTCATGGAAGAAGCTGGAGACTCCGCCGACTTCGACACCGATAGTGCGAATGGTAGCGGAAGCAAGGGCGAACGCCGTCCGGCACGCGCTCTCGAAGCCCGTCCCGAAACAACCGTTGAAGGTAATCCTGAAACACGTTCCGAAGGTCGTAACGAGGGTCGAAATGAAGGCCGCGGAGAGGGTCGCCGTGGTGGACGCCGTCGTCGCCCCAATGATCGTCCGGATTTCAACGCCCCCGCGCAGAGCACGGATGAACCGCAGGACTTTGTAGCAGAAGAGGTCCCCGCCACTCCGCCCGTAGCCGATGGAACCGACGCGGAAGCCGCCGAAGGCAGCCGCCGCTGGCGCGGTCGCCGTGGACGTCGTCGCGGCCGTGGATCGCGCGAAGGCGCACCGGAGACTACTCCCGGAGTGGTTGCCGAAACGGACGCAGAGCCCCTTCTTTATGGTCAGGCTGAAGAAGCAAATCTGGATCTGAACGCAGAGGAGAGTTCGGAAGAGACCTACACCGAAGCTCCTCCCGAGGTGCAGGCCGCACCGGAGTACACCATAGAGCGTCCCCGCACGGAGCGTCCCGAAGGCCGTGGCGGGCGTGATCGTGGTCGTGGACGGGATGGCCGCAATGGCCGTGGTGGACGCGATCAGCGTGGCGGACGCGAACGTGAGCCGCGCGAAGAGCGCAGCAGTTTTGCCGCACCTGTTTACGGACAGGAAGAAGATGCACCAGCAGGCGAACCGATCATTCTTCCCGGCGAGTCCATTTCAAAGTACCGCGTCGGTGGCGATCCTAACCCCGCGCCCGTAGTCGCTCCGCCTACCGACGTTCTTTCCTCGGGTTCTTCCTTTGAAGTCAAAGGATGGGACGGTGGTCTTGTACTTCCCGGCGAAACGATTCGCCCACGGACACCCTCCGCAGGCGGCGAATCCCGTCAGGAATCACCACGTTCCTCAGAGCCTCGCCGCAGTGAGACCTCGCAGCCGAAGTCGGAAGCTCGTCCTGAAGGCCGAACCGAAAGTCGCCGCGATGGTCGTGGTGGTCGTAACGAGGGCCGCCGCGATGGACGCGGTGGTAATCGGAACGACAACCGTGGAAACGGACGCCGCGAGGATCGCCCACGCAATCCTCGTCCGGACCAGCCAGCAGTCTCCGCTACCGAGTTCATTCCAGTGCTTCTCTCGGAGGTCCGCGAGGAAGCCAGCCTCCGCCCGGCGACTTCGCAGAACTATGAGCAGCGCGTACAGCCGGTTGAGACTTTGCCGGAGCACATTCCCTTTGTTCCGACACCGGTCACGACCTTTCAGGCTCCGGTCATCGAAGAGCAGAAAGCCGCTCCGGTCCACGAGCCCGTCGATACGGTTGCGGTCAGCCCGGTTCCAGAACAGAAGCCAGCCGAACCGGTGGAGTTTGAACCCCGCGAAGGCGATGCGGCCAACCGCATCGACGCTCCCCGCTCCAGCTTCCGCCGCTGGCGCGAGCGCCGCGCCGCCGAAAAGGCTGCACGGGAAGCCGCCAAGCTCGCCGCTCTGGAAGCCCTGAACAAGCCCGAGCCGCCCGCACACGAGTTCACCACCATGCAGCCCACGGGTGAGCTTCTCTCGCGCAACGACCCCGCTCACGAAGCTGCGATCGATGCGTTTTCGTCTCCCGCAACCCCCATCGCCCACGAAGCAGCTGTGCAGTCGGTTCCTTTGGCTGGGGCTGTAACGACTCCCGTACCCGCTGTCCATACCCACTCCTTCGGCCAGGGCATGGTCGAAGAAGAAGAGGAGTTCGAGGAAGACGATCTTCAGATCGAATCCCTCCATGCTCACGCCGAAGAAGATAACGAAGAGATGGAAGAAGAGACGCTCGAAGGTGGACCGGAACTCGGTACCCTGCTTCGGGAAGTCTCGATCGAAGGCCGTACCCGTGCTGCCAATGAAGAGGCCGACGATCTGGAAGATACAGACGAGCCCTTCTCCGAAGAAGACGGCGAATCTTCCGAGGACTCCGACGCAACCGCTCCTGCAGCCGCCAATGGCGAAGGCAGCCCACGCCGTGAGCGGTCGGACCGTGGAGATCGTGGCCGCCGTGACTCAGGTCGCCGTGACCGCAACGATCGTGGTGGAGATCGCAGCGGAGCACGCCGTACCGGTGGCAGTGGTGGAGGCGGCCGTGGTGGACGTCCTCGTGTCCAGGCATCGGACCTTCCCGCGATCTCTGACCTGCTCAAGCCCGGTCAGGAGATCCTCGTTCAGATCGCCAAGGAGCCGATCGCCAAGAAGGGTGCGCGTATTACCTCGCACATCGCCCTTCCCGGACGCTTCCTTGTCTTCATGCCGACGGTGAATCACACCGGCGTCTCGCGGAAGATCTCTTCGGACGAAGAGCGCCGCCGCCTCAAGACGATTCTTCTCTCCGAGAAGGGCGACGCAACGGGCGGCTTCATCGTCCGCACCGCCGCAGACGGAGCCAGCGAAGAAGAGCTTCGCAGCGATCTTCGCTTCCTCATCAACCTCTGGTCGGACATCAAATCCCGCTCAGAGTCTTCCAAGTCTCCGGCGCTCATCTACCACGATCTCAACCTCGTGGAGCGCATCCTGCGCGACCAGGTCGGCGACAACTTCTCCGCCATCTGGGTCGACACGGAAGCCGAGTATGAACGCGTCCTGCGCTTCCTGCAGCGCTTCCAGCCTTCGCTGATCCGCCGCGTCAAGCTCTACACCAAGGAAACGCCGCTCTTTGAACAGTTCGGCGTAACGGCGGAGATCGACAAGGCGCTCAAGAGTAAGGTCTGGCTCAAGTCCGGCGGCTCCATCGTCATCAACCAGACGGAAGCCCTCGTGGCCATCGACGTCAACACCGGCAAGTACGTCGGCAAGACGACGCGGCTCGAAGACACCATCGTGAAGACCAACCTCGATGCCATCCCGGAGATCGTCCGCCAGATTCGACTGCGCGATCTCGGTGGCATCATCGTCATCGATTTCATCGACATGGACGACCGCAAGAACCGCAACAAGGTCATGCAGGCGCTCGACGATGAACTCAAGACGGATCGCGCACCCTCCAAGGTGTTGCAGTTCAATGACTTCGGTCTCGTGATCATTACGCGCAAACGGGTTCGCCAGTCTCTGGAGCGCACGCTTTCGACGCAATGCACGGTCTGCACCGGTACAGGCATGGTTAAGTCACCCATCACCGTGGCGAACGAGATCTTTATCGAGATGCGGAAGATGTATCGCCATATGGATAAGGGCGACATGATGCTGCGGGTGCATCCCGAGGTCGTCAAAACGCTGAAGGCTTCCGGCTCACGCTGGCTCCTCGATATGGAAGAGCTCACCAAGAAAACCATCCTGGTCAAGAGCGATCCCAGCCTCAGCCCGGAGCAGTTCGACATCCACTAGAACGATCCGCACTCAGGAACGATCAAAGCCACCCTCATCGGTGGCTTTGACCGTTTGGGATATGTCCATCTGCGCCACGGTCCCGCGTTCCGTGATCCGAATTCTGCTTTCAGTCGTCTTAATCTACGCAGATCAATGATTTGGCAGACAATGGCAGTGGCACAACAAATCTCTCGTAGTTGGGTTACAGAGAACGAAGTCCCTTGAGGACGCTCATAAGGAGTTTTAATAAGATGAGTCACAACGCAGGCCAGTTTTTTGTCCGGAATCGTGTCTTTGCAGCGGTCATTGCAATCTCTGCTGCCGCGATCGTACCTTCAGCGCACGCCGCCGCGGATCCCGCAGAGGCCCCTGCGTCGATTAACTTCAACACCAGCGTCGGCTCTCCCTTGAGCAACCTCACCTATGCCGATATGACGTACGGCGTGAGCAGCAGCGAGCCCGCCGCAGTCGCCGAGGAGCGCGACTCTCTGGCTTCGACCTCCGAAGCGGACCAACCTCCACCTCGCCGTCGTACCTATGGTCGCCCCCGTTATGCCGATAACCTGCACAACGCCGACGGCTCGACCAAGATAGCCTTTGAAGTGGGCGGCGGGTTTGTGGCTCCCTCAGGTTCCACCGCACACTACCAGACCCTCAGCTACAAATTTTC
This genomic stretch from Terriglobus saanensis SP1PR4 harbors:
- a CDS encoding SIMPL domain-containing protein; translation: MLRTKHTLGLLFSFCFSAPAVLGQCPGTCPERHILSIQATGTAVADADNAVVHVGYKVFGKDAQSAYSTASQVSTAIMEALLRLGLTKSAIESSSQLIAHTPTWELQQRPLSNEERQNMQFAVVQAWTVQVKPDGAADALHTAIEAGANESGWIEWKVADSASLQAKASAQALANARTIAEATMKSSNIHLGHLISITENQNGYAMGALAGSSFGNGGPINGVFDRLQNTPVSALAISSRRVEYTVSSYVTFALEP
- a CDS encoding Rne/Rng family ribonuclease, whose protein sequence is MSKEIFISSTPHETRLAIVENDALSEIYYERENEYTLAGSIYNGKVTRVLPGMQSSFVDIGLERDAFLYVTDFMEEAGDSADFDTDSANGSGSKGERRPARALEARPETTVEGNPETRSEGRNEGRNEGRGEGRRGGRRRRPNDRPDFNAPAQSTDEPQDFVAEEVPATPPVADGTDAEAAEGSRRWRGRRGRRRGRGSREGAPETTPGVVAETDAEPLLYGQAEEANLDLNAEESSEETYTEAPPEVQAAPEYTIERPRTERPEGRGGRDRGRGRDGRNGRGGRDQRGGREREPREERSSFAAPVYGQEEDAPAGEPIILPGESISKYRVGGDPNPAPVVAPPTDVLSSGSSFEVKGWDGGLVLPGETIRPRTPSAGGESRQESPRSSEPRRSETSQPKSEARPEGRTESRRDGRGGRNEGRRDGRGGNRNDNRGNGRREDRPRNPRPDQPAVSATEFIPVLLSEVREEASLRPATSQNYEQRVQPVETLPEHIPFVPTPVTTFQAPVIEEQKAAPVHEPVDTVAVSPVPEQKPAEPVEFEPREGDAANRIDAPRSSFRRWRERRAAEKAAREAAKLAALEALNKPEPPAHEFTTMQPTGELLSRNDPAHEAAIDAFSSPATPIAHEAAVQSVPLAGAVTTPVPAVHTHSFGQGMVEEEEEFEEDDLQIESLHAHAEEDNEEMEEETLEGGPELGTLLREVSIEGRTRAANEEADDLEDTDEPFSEEDGESSEDSDATAPAAANGEGSPRRERSDRGDRGRRDSGRRDRNDRGGDRSGARRTGGSGGGGRGGRPRVQASDLPAISDLLKPGQEILVQIAKEPIAKKGARITSHIALPGRFLVFMPTVNHTGVSRKISSDEERRRLKTILLSEKGDATGGFIVRTAADGASEEELRSDLRFLINLWSDIKSRSESSKSPALIYHDLNLVERILRDQVGDNFSAIWVDTEAEYERVLRFLQRFQPSLIRRVKLYTKETPLFEQFGVTAEIDKALKSKVWLKSGGSIVINQTEALVAIDVNTGKYVGKTTRLEDTIVKTNLDAIPEIVRQIRLRDLGGIIVIDFIDMDDRKNRNKVMQALDDELKTDRAPSKVLQFNDFGLVIITRKRVRQSLERTLSTQCTVCTGTGMVKSPITVANEIFIEMRKMYRHMDKGDMMLRVHPEVVKTLKASGSRWLLDMEELTKKTILVKSDPSLSPEQFDIH